A portion of the Bacillus sp. es.034 genome contains these proteins:
- a CDS encoding L,D-transpeptidase, giving the protein MRLLLAIILFASPIWPLGRNPIPGDPFIIVNKENNQLAYIDNGKMQATFPVATGKTTELTPEGLFNVTVKAKDPYYRKKNIPGGDPRNPLGTRWIGFDAEGTDGRIYGIHGTNRPSSIGRYISNGCIRMQNKNVEYLFDKAPVGTKVLVVKTKKSFNELGKEYGAL; this is encoded by the coding sequence ATGCGCTTACTTCTTGCCATCATATTGTTCGCTTCTCCCATATGGCCATTGGGGAGGAACCCGATCCCGGGAGATCCGTTTATCATCGTGAACAAGGAAAACAATCAATTGGCGTATATAGACAACGGGAAAATGCAGGCTACCTTTCCCGTCGCTACAGGAAAAACGACTGAGCTCACCCCGGAAGGCTTGTTTAATGTTACGGTGAAAGCCAAGGACCCCTATTATCGTAAGAAGAACATCCCTGGCGGGGACCCGAGAAACCCCCTCGGAACCCGATGGATCGGATTCGATGCAGAAGGGACGGATGGCAGGATCTATGGAATCCACGGGACGAACCGGCCATCGAGCATAGGGAGATACATCTCCAATGGATGCATCCGGATGCAGAATAAGAATGTTGAATATCTGTTTGACAAAGCACCCGTCGGCACCAAGGTACTCGTCGTAAAAACGAAGAAAAGCTTTAATGAGTTGGGGAAAGAATACGGGGCGCTATAA
- the mce gene encoding methylmalonyl-CoA epimerase, whose protein sequence is MKKVDHIGIAVSSIDNVLAFYEDTLGLSLLKIEEVENQGVKVAFLDGGNLKLELLEPLHKESPIAAFIEKKGEGIHHIAFGVEGIEERINELQTKGVRMINETPKPGAGGASVAFMHPKSAHGVLYELCDKSNIKGE, encoded by the coding sequence ATGAAAAAGGTAGATCATATCGGAATAGCAGTTTCATCAATAGACAATGTTCTCGCATTTTATGAAGATACTCTCGGTCTCTCACTACTGAAGATCGAAGAAGTAGAGAATCAAGGTGTCAAGGTAGCATTCTTGGATGGCGGAAATCTTAAGCTCGAGTTACTGGAGCCACTACATAAAGAAAGTCCGATTGCGGCATTCATAGAAAAAAAGGGTGAAGGGATTCACCATATAGCCTTCGGTGTAGAAGGAATCGAGGAGCGCATCAATGAGCTCCAGACCAAAGGGGTACGGATGATCAACGAAACGCCGAAGCCTGGTGCCGGCGGGGCCTCTGTCGCCTTCATGCATCCGAAATCAGCCCACGGCGTTTTATACGAGCTTTGTGATAAATCCAACATCAAAGGGGAGTAA
- a CDS encoding aromatic acid exporter family protein — translation MFRIGYRTLKTGIGTAAAISIAQWFHLDNFVSAGILTILCIQNTKKKSVNASWSRFLACVIAMVFSAAFFEFIAYHPAVIGLLLLVFIPITVALNIKEGIVTSSVIILHVYSAGHVTLGLFENELGIIVIGIGIALLMNLYMPSVDKKMIEYQEKIEANFYKVFCEMINYLKTNDSDWDGREITETEQLLKEAKTIAFKDVENHFLRDENLYYLYFKMREKQFEILQRILPIATNISLTVEQGHRIADFLEELSDHIHPGNTALFYLKKLYDMKVEFEQMELPKTREEFETRAALYQFVQEMEQYLLLKSSFKGIKKEESEANYT, via the coding sequence ATGTTTCGAATTGGATATCGGACACTTAAGACAGGAATCGGCACCGCGGCTGCCATCAGCATCGCACAATGGTTCCACTTGGATAACTTCGTATCAGCCGGGATATTGACGATCCTGTGCATTCAGAATACGAAGAAGAAATCGGTGAATGCATCATGGAGCCGATTTTTGGCATGTGTGATCGCCATGGTTTTTTCTGCTGCCTTTTTCGAATTTATTGCCTATCACCCGGCGGTCATCGGTTTGCTGCTTCTTGTGTTCATTCCCATTACAGTTGCCTTGAATATCAAAGAAGGGATTGTCACAAGCTCCGTCATCATCCTTCATGTATACTCAGCGGGTCATGTCACCCTTGGCCTTTTTGAAAATGAGCTTGGAATCATCGTAATCGGGATCGGGATTGCCCTCTTGATGAACCTGTATATGCCGAGCGTCGATAAAAAGATGATCGAGTATCAGGAAAAAATCGAAGCGAACTTTTACAAGGTTTTCTGTGAAATGATCAACTATTTAAAGACAAATGACAGCGATTGGGACGGCAGGGAGATCACGGAAACGGAGCAGCTGCTCAAAGAGGCGAAGACGATAGCCTTTAAAGATGTAGAGAATCATTTTTTAAGGGATGAGAACTTATACTATTTATATTTCAAAATGAGAGAGAAACAGTTTGAAATCCTTCAGCGTATCCTTCCGATTGCCACAAATATTTCGTTAACCGTCGAGCAGGGTCATCGCATCGCAGATTTCCTGGAAGAACTGAGCGATCATATCCACCCTGGAAATACGGCGCTCTTTTACTTAAAAAAACTGTACGATATGAAAGTGGAATTCGAGCAGATGGAGCTGCCGAAAACGAGGGAAGAGTTTGAAACACGTGCCGCTCTTTATCAATTTGTTCAGGAAATGGAACAGTATCTTCTCCTGAAAAGCTCGTTCAAAGGAATAAAAAAGGAGGAAAGTGAAGCAAACTACACCTAA
- a CDS encoding acyl-CoA carboxylase subunit beta codes for MDIYEKINELYDRRREVELGGGDEKIDKQHEKGKLTARERIDILVDPGSFVELNPFIEHRCTDFGLEGVQGPGDGVVTGYGKVNGKSIYLFSQDFTVFGGALGEMHAKKISHVMDLAVKNGAPFIGLNDSGGARIQEGVVSLDGYGHIFYRNAVYSGVIPQISVIMGPCAGGAVYSPAITDFVFMVDETSQMFITGPKVIETVTGEKISSEDLGGAKVHNSISGNAHFRGKKEEEVLQEVRRLLTYLPQNNEEKPPRLDADEEDDYRANLTDLIPFDAIRPYDVRTVINEIVDEGSFLEVQKEFAKNIVVGLARIKGEVVGLVCNQPKFMAGGLDIDSSDKASRFIRFCDSFNIPLITFEDVTGFFPGIKQEHGGIIRHGAKILYAYSEATVPKMTVILRKAYGGAYVALNSKSIGADLVFAWPNAEIAVMGPQGAANIIFAREIASSDNPEEVREQKIEEYREKFANPYVAASRGMVDDVIDPRETRIKLIQGLEMMRNKREERPKKKHGNIPL; via the coding sequence ATGGATATCTATGAAAAAATCAATGAATTGTACGACCGCAGAAGAGAAGTGGAGCTTGGCGGCGGAGATGAAAAAATAGACAAGCAGCATGAAAAAGGAAAGCTGACTGCAAGGGAACGGATCGATATCCTGGTCGACCCGGGTAGCTTTGTGGAGTTGAATCCATTCATCGAGCACAGATGTACAGACTTTGGACTTGAAGGGGTACAGGGGCCTGGTGACGGGGTCGTGACAGGGTACGGAAAGGTGAACGGGAAATCGATTTACTTATTTTCCCAGGATTTCACTGTGTTCGGCGGTGCGCTTGGAGAAATGCACGCGAAGAAGATTTCCCATGTAATGGATCTTGCCGTCAAAAATGGTGCTCCGTTCATCGGACTGAACGATTCCGGCGGCGCCAGAATTCAGGAAGGTGTCGTTTCTTTGGATGGCTATGGACATATCTTCTATCGAAACGCCGTCTATTCAGGTGTGATTCCGCAAATTTCCGTCATCATGGGCCCTTGTGCCGGTGGAGCGGTTTACTCGCCTGCCATCACGGATTTTGTCTTTATGGTGGATGAGACGAGCCAAATGTTCATCACAGGACCTAAAGTCATTGAAACTGTGACAGGGGAAAAAATCAGCTCCGAGGATCTCGGTGGGGCAAAGGTTCATAACTCCATCAGCGGCAATGCCCATTTCCGTGGGAAAAAGGAAGAAGAGGTGTTACAAGAGGTTCGAAGATTATTAACATACCTGCCTCAAAATAATGAAGAGAAGCCCCCTCGCCTCGACGCGGATGAAGAAGATGATTACCGTGCCAACTTAACGGATCTGATTCCATTTGATGCGATTCGTCCTTACGACGTCCGGACCGTCATCAATGAAATCGTCGACGAAGGAAGCTTCTTGGAGGTTCAGAAGGAATTCGCCAAAAACATCGTTGTGGGATTGGCCCGCATAAAAGGCGAAGTCGTCGGACTTGTATGCAACCAGCCGAAGTTCATGGCGGGTGGCCTTGATATCGATTCTTCCGACAAAGCGTCCCGTTTCATCAGGTTCTGTGATTCATTCAATATTCCTCTCATTACATTTGAGGATGTTACGGGATTCTTCCCGGGGATCAAGCAGGAGCATGGAGGGATCATCCGTCACGGAGCCAAGATTCTATATGCATATTCCGAAGCGACAGTCCCTAAAATGACCGTGATTCTAAGGAAAGCGTATGGTGGGGCGTATGTGGCACTGAACAGTAAATCGATCGGTGCGGATCTTGTCTTTGCCTGGCCGAATGCGGAGATCGCCGTCATGGGGCCACAAGGCGCAGCGAACATCATTTTTGCCAGGGAAATTGCATCGAGCGATAACCCTGAAGAGGTAAGGGAACAGAAGATTGAAGAATATCGTGAAAAGTTCGCGAATCCATACGTCGCCGCGTCCCGTGGAATGGTGGATGATGTCATCGATCCCCGTGAAACCCGGATCAAATTGATTCAAGGACTGGAAATGATGAGAAACAAACGGGAAGAACGTCCGAAGAAAAAGCACGGGAATATCCCATTGTAA
- a CDS encoding transporter substrate-binding domain-containing protein, with protein MKKLLSLVLVLILSITLAACGTGEDKPASGESKKLIMGTSADYKPFEYVDTANSDKIIGYDIDLANMLADEMGYEIEIKDMEFSGLISALKTGQVDFVLSAMTPTPERQKNVDFSDVYYTAKDMIISTKKSGIQSEKDLDGKTVGVQLGSIQQDAAEELSKSIKLKVDTRDRIPELIQDLQNGRFDAIIIENTVANGYLDKNDELQGNTMNVNEEEAGSAVALPKDSELTGKFNDALKKLKDSGELDKLAEKWFDGEQ; from the coding sequence ATGAAAAAGCTATTATCTCTCGTATTAGTATTAATCCTTTCTATTACTCTGGCAGCATGCGGTACAGGAGAAGACAAGCCTGCTTCCGGAGAATCCAAGAAGCTGATCATGGGGACGTCGGCCGATTATAAACCGTTTGAATATGTCGACACGGCCAACAGCGACAAGATCATCGGGTACGACATCGACCTTGCCAATATGCTTGCAGATGAAATGGGATACGAAATCGAAATCAAGGATATGGAATTCAGCGGATTGATCTCTGCGCTGAAAACAGGCCAGGTGGATTTTGTCCTTTCTGCCATGACGCCTACGCCGGAACGACAGAAGAATGTCGACTTCAGTGATGTCTACTACACGGCTAAAGATATGATCATCTCGACTAAGAAAAGCGGCATTCAAAGTGAAAAGGACCTTGATGGGAAAACGGTGGGAGTTCAATTAGGCTCGATCCAGCAGGATGCGGCAGAAGAACTTTCAAAATCCATCAAGCTGAAAGTGGACACTCGTGATCGTATTCCTGAACTGATCCAGGATCTTCAAAATGGACGCTTTGACGCCATCATAATCGAAAATACAGTAGCAAACGGCTATTTGGACAAGAATGACGAGCTTCAAGGAAATACGATGAATGTAAATGAAGAAGAGGCAGGTTCTGCGGTTGCCCTTCCAAAGGACAGCGAGCTGACAGGTAAATTCAATGATGCATTGAAGAAGCTTAAAGACAGTGGAGAATTGGATAAACTCGCTGAAAAATGGTTTGACGGAGAACAGTAG
- a CDS encoding BrxA/BrxB family bacilliredoxin has translation MDIDFNLFMNDVVRQARQEIETAGYTQLTTEEEVDQAFSKEGTTLVMINSVCGCAGGIARPAAAHSIHFDKRPDQLVTVFAGQDKEATAKARSYFTGYPPSSPSFALLKDGKLLTMVERHEIEGHDPMSVVNKLQSYFDEYCEEV, from the coding sequence ATGGATATAGATTTCAATTTATTTATGAACGACGTTGTCCGCCAGGCCCGTCAAGAAATCGAGACGGCAGGGTATACGCAATTGACAACAGAAGAAGAAGTGGATCAGGCTTTTTCTAAAGAAGGTACAACACTGGTCATGATCAATTCCGTTTGTGGTTGTGCAGGAGGAATTGCCCGTCCCGCAGCCGCTCATTCCATTCACTTCGATAAGCGTCCGGATCAATTGGTCACGGTTTTCGCCGGTCAGGATAAAGAAGCGACTGCGAAAGCACGCAGCTATTTCACTGGTTATCCACCATCCTCACCGTCATTCGCCCTATTGAAAGACGGAAAGCTCCTGACGATGGTTGAAAGACACGAGATTGAAGGACATGATCCAATGTCCGTTGTGAACAAACTTCAATCGTACTTTGATGAGTATTGCGAAGAGGTATAA
- a CDS encoding chemotaxis protein CheW: MPKVVVFHAGKEEYALPIENVVSIEKVEEIRAIPHLPPFVLGLVKVRGDLIPVLDLGNILYDTPAIAEKGMFLLVVQTKTMQVGLVVMEAKEILEVPEESIKNVGLLAYSKTTYFSGIINLEDSLITQIDPDVLIESLEGIKEIKDYVNEQKTHQN, from the coding sequence TTGCCGAAAGTAGTTGTATTTCATGCCGGAAAAGAAGAATATGCTCTGCCGATTGAGAACGTAGTATCCATTGAAAAGGTGGAGGAGATCAGGGCGATCCCTCACTTACCCCCATTTGTCCTGGGACTTGTAAAGGTCAGGGGAGACCTGATTCCGGTCCTTGATTTAGGGAACATCCTTTATGACACCCCTGCGATTGCTGAAAAAGGAATGTTTCTCCTTGTCGTCCAGACGAAAACGATGCAGGTCGGTCTCGTTGTGATGGAAGCAAAGGAAATCCTTGAAGTGCCAGAGGAATCGATTAAAAATGTCGGTTTACTTGCTTACTCGAAAACAACCTATTTTTCAGGTATCATCAATCTCGAAGATTCCCTTATAACCCAAATCGATCCCGATGTTTTAATAGAAAGCTTAGAAGGTATAAAAGAAATAAAGGATTATGTGAACGAGCAAAAAACACATCAAAACTGA
- a CDS encoding amino acid ABC transporter ATP-binding protein, with protein sequence MIKGEQITKSFGKLQVLKGIDFAVEKGEVVALIGPSGSGKSTLLRCLNHLEEPTSGSIYFEGALVKGKAIHKVRQDVGMVFQHFHLFPHMTALENVIYAPMKVKGMNKTEAAKLGTDLLTKVGLKEKCTEYPNRLSGGQKQRVAIARALAMEPKVMLFDEPTSALDPEMVKEVLDVMKSLAHTGMTMIIVTHEMGFAREVADRILFMDDGKIIEEGKPQAFFSNPQSDRGKGFLEKIL encoded by the coding sequence ATGATTAAAGGAGAACAGATTACCAAGTCGTTTGGAAAGCTTCAGGTATTAAAGGGAATCGACTTCGCGGTTGAGAAAGGGGAAGTCGTCGCATTGATCGGTCCATCGGGTTCAGGGAAATCCACTTTATTGCGGTGTTTGAATCACCTGGAAGAACCAACATCGGGATCGATTTACTTTGAAGGAGCCCTTGTGAAGGGAAAAGCCATCCACAAGGTAAGACAGGACGTCGGGATGGTGTTTCAACATTTTCACCTCTTTCCACATATGACCGCATTGGAAAATGTCATATACGCTCCAATGAAAGTGAAGGGCATGAACAAAACGGAAGCTGCGAAATTAGGGACGGACCTTCTGACAAAAGTGGGCCTGAAAGAAAAGTGCACCGAATACCCGAACCGTTTATCAGGCGGGCAGAAGCAGCGTGTGGCCATTGCAAGGGCACTTGCAATGGAACCGAAAGTCATGTTATTCGATGAACCGACGTCGGCCCTGGATCCCGAGATGGTGAAAGAGGTTCTGGACGTCATGAAATCACTCGCTCACACAGGGATGACGATGATCATCGTGACCCATGAAATGGGCTTTGCAAGAGAGGTGGCGGACAGGATCCTCTTCATGGATGATGGTAAGATCATTGAAGAGGGAAAACCGCAAGCCTTTTTCTCCAACCCTCAAAGTGACAGAGGGAAAGGTTTCCTAGAGAAAATATTATAA
- a CDS encoding DNA polymerase IV produces MNSHYPKIGRVILHVDMNSFYASVEMAYDPTLRGKPLAIAGNPQERRGIIVTCSYEARGFGVKTTMPLWEAKKLCPDLVIMTPNFDRYRAASKGIFDILRQYTELVEPVSIDEGYLDITDSFEKGTPLQIASDIQAQIKGQLDLPCSIGVAPNKFLAKTASDMKKPMGITVLRKRDIPNKLWPLPVIEMHGIGQKTAEKLNLIGIHTCSDLAHANDIQLKSLLGINGLRLKERANGIDRRNVDPESIYDYKSVGNSTTLPKDTTNQQELLIVVEKLCAKVSSRLQQKDVLGTTIQLMIRDKFRKTITRSKKVSNPIYKKEDLFHHAKDLFLKHWDGDPVRLLGVTAQDVVEKSEATEQLDLFSYKKVAEKEPLYNVLSKLHDKFGKDSISQGIKAKNKKKSYDQKQDTSFNKDFLRE; encoded by the coding sequence ATGAACTCACACTATCCCAAAATTGGACGAGTGATCCTTCATGTGGATATGAACAGTTTTTATGCCTCTGTTGAGATGGCCTATGATCCTACTTTGCGGGGGAAACCCCTGGCTATAGCCGGGAACCCCCAGGAAAGACGGGGCATCATCGTGACATGCAGCTACGAAGCCAGGGGCTTTGGCGTGAAAACGACGATGCCTCTTTGGGAGGCAAAAAAACTATGTCCGGATCTGGTGATCATGACTCCTAACTTCGACCGTTACCGTGCCGCCTCCAAAGGAATATTCGATATCCTCAGACAATATACAGAATTAGTGGAACCCGTGTCGATTGATGAAGGGTATCTCGATATAACGGATTCCTTCGAGAAAGGAACTCCATTACAAATTGCCTCGGACATTCAGGCCCAGATCAAGGGTCAGTTAGATCTTCCTTGCAGTATAGGTGTGGCGCCCAATAAATTCCTGGCGAAAACGGCTTCAGATATGAAGAAGCCTATGGGAATCACCGTGTTGCGTAAAAGGGATATCCCGAATAAGCTGTGGCCGCTTCCCGTCATAGAAATGCATGGGATCGGTCAGAAGACTGCCGAGAAGCTGAATTTAATCGGTATCCATACGTGCAGCGACCTTGCCCATGCCAACGATATCCAGTTGAAGTCATTGCTCGGGATCAACGGCCTCCGCCTTAAAGAGCGAGCCAATGGAATCGACAGAAGGAATGTGGACCCCGAGTCGATTTATGATTATAAGAGCGTGGGCAATTCCACTACCTTACCAAAAGATACGACGAATCAACAAGAGCTTTTAATCGTTGTCGAAAAGCTGTGTGCGAAGGTATCGTCACGACTTCAACAAAAAGATGTACTTGGTACGACGATCCAGCTGATGATCCGGGATAAATTCAGGAAGACCATCACCAGAAGCAAAAAGGTTTCAAACCCCATCTATAAAAAAGAAGACTTATTTCACCATGCGAAAGACTTATTCTTGAAGCATTGGGATGGGGATCCTGTCCGGCTCCTGGGGGTCACGGCACAGGATGTTGTGGAGAAAAGCGAAGCAACGGAACAGCTGGACTTATTTTCTTATAAGAAAGTCGCCGAAAAGGAACCACTCTACAACGTATTATCCAAGCTCCATGACAAGTTTGGGAAAGATTCCATCTCTCAAGGGATTAAAGCCAAGAATAAGAAAAAGTCTTATGACCAGAAACAGGACACAAGCTTCAACAAAGATTTTTTAAGGGAATGA
- a CDS encoding amino acid ABC transporter permease — protein sequence MPLDFEQLIPSIPFILEGLKVTLKIVALAGVLGFLFGILLALCKISSIKPLTLLADLYTSIFRGTPLVLQLMIIFYGSPQLFGTQIEPYYAAILAFSLNSAAYISEIIRAGINAVDKGQTEAAMALGVPYRLMMKDVILPQAIKNILPALMNEFITLTKESAIVTVIGAADVMRRSYMVGSDLYSFFEPLLFAGLIYYVLVMILTLLGKVLEGRLRGND from the coding sequence ATGCCACTAGATTTTGAACAACTGATTCCTTCGATCCCCTTTATTTTGGAAGGATTGAAGGTCACACTTAAAATTGTCGCGTTAGCAGGGGTGCTCGGGTTCCTATTCGGTATTCTTCTTGCCCTTTGCAAAATCAGTTCCATCAAACCTTTAACCCTGCTTGCGGATCTTTATACATCCATATTCAGGGGAACTCCCCTCGTCCTTCAGCTGATGATCATCTTCTATGGGTCGCCTCAGCTTTTCGGGACGCAGATTGAACCGTATTACGCAGCGATCCTCGCTTTTTCCCTTAATTCAGCTGCCTATATATCCGAAATCATCCGTGCCGGAATCAATGCAGTGGACAAAGGGCAAACGGAAGCCGCGATGGCTCTTGGAGTGCCTTACCGATTGATGATGAAAGACGTGATCCTGCCTCAGGCGATCAAAAATATCCTCCCTGCGCTGATGAACGAATTCATCACGCTCACAAAGGAATCCGCCATCGTCACCGTGATCGGTGCTGCAGATGTGATGAGACGTTCATACATGGTTGGAAGTGACTTGTATTCCTTCTTTGAACCGCTTTTATTCGCAGGACTGATCTATTATGTGCTCGTTATGATTCTGACTTTACTAGGGAAAGTGCTGGAAGGGAGACTGCGTGGAAATGATTAA
- the prli42 gene encoding stressosome-associated protein Prli42, with protein MGNKKMQKIIVFVMLFAMIASTIMAGLSFLL; from the coding sequence ATGGGTAATAAAAAAATGCAAAAGATCATTGTATTTGTGATGCTGTTTGCGATGATTGCATCCACGATCATGGCAGGACTGTCATTCTTATTATAA
- the meaB gene encoding methylmalonyl Co-A mutase-associated GTPase MeaB, with the protein MTEHQPERKKRFVKKKKDPVSISDLKAGVLNGDRSHLAKAITLIESNAEEHYALGQELLQELLPHTGNSFRIGITGVPGAGKSTFIEQFGEMLCNGGHSVAVLAIDPSSSISGGSILGDKTRMEQLSKNPRAFVRPSPTAGTLGGVHRKTNETLLLCEAAGYDLIIIETVGVGQSEVMVRQMVDFFLLLVITGAGDELQGMKKGIMELADVLLVNKADGENKPLAEKTRRELNQILHFLVPATKGWSSKAYTCSALKNEGLKELWDVVQQFEEQTKDQGVFEKRRLHQKQEWFQTMLKERILSDFFYHPRIKSSLPRLEDRVKTGDFTTSQAVEELLTQYKQAILDGNRSF; encoded by the coding sequence ATGACGGAGCATCAGCCGGAACGAAAGAAGCGGTTTGTGAAAAAGAAAAAGGATCCTGTTTCAATCAGTGACTTAAAGGCCGGGGTCCTGAACGGTGACCGCAGCCACTTGGCGAAGGCCATCACATTGATCGAGAGCAACGCAGAAGAGCATTATGCGTTGGGGCAGGAGCTTCTGCAGGAACTCCTCCCACATACCGGCAATAGTTTCCGAATTGGGATCACGGGTGTTCCGGGAGCCGGGAAAAGTACGTTTATCGAACAATTCGGGGAGATGTTGTGTAACGGGGGGCACAGTGTTGCCGTCCTTGCCATCGATCCAAGCTCCTCCATTTCAGGTGGCAGCATATTAGGCGATAAAACAAGGATGGAACAGTTGTCAAAGAATCCACGTGCCTTTGTCAGGCCCTCCCCAACGGCAGGGACGCTTGGCGGGGTTCACAGGAAAACCAATGAGACCCTCCTTTTATGCGAGGCCGCGGGGTATGACCTCATCATCATAGAGACCGTAGGGGTCGGTCAGAGTGAAGTCATGGTCAGACAAATGGTGGATTTCTTCCTTCTCCTCGTCATCACCGGAGCCGGAGATGAGCTTCAGGGAATGAAAAAAGGGATCATGGAGCTTGCAGACGTGCTGCTCGTGAATAAAGCCGATGGAGAGAATAAGCCTCTCGCTGAAAAGACGAGGAGGGAGCTCAATCAAATCCTTCACTTCCTCGTTCCTGCCACAAAAGGCTGGAGTTCAAAGGCATATACCTGTTCAGCGTTGAAAAATGAAGGGTTGAAGGAACTATGGGATGTGGTCCAACAATTCGAAGAACAGACGAAAGATCAGGGTGTATTCGAGAAAAGAAGGCTTCACCAGAAACAGGAATGGTTCCAAACGATGCTGAAAGAAAGAATACTGTCAGACTTTTTTTACCATCCGCGCATCAAGTCATCCCTCCCTCGCCTGGAAGACAGGGTGAAAACCGGGGATTTTACAACTTCTCAAGCGGTGGAAGAATTGTTGACACAATATAAACAAGCTATACTCGATGGGAATCGTTCATTTTAA
- a CDS encoding tripeptidase T, with protein MINEERLLNEFLELVQIDSETKEEAEIAKVLTKKFSDLGVEVFEDDTMGETGHGAGNLICTLKGNKDGVDTIYFTSHMDTVVPAKGVKPTLKEDGYIYSDGTTILGADDKAGLATMLESVRVLQENNISHGDIQFIITVGEESGLVGAKALDSSLVKAKYGFALDSDGKVGNIIVAAPTQAKVKATIYGKTAHAGVAPEKGVSAITIAAKAISKMPLGRIDEETTANIGRFEGGKATNIVCEQADILAEARSLVPEKMEAQVEKMKAAFTSVAEEMGGKAEVEVQVMYPGFKFKDGDEVVEVAKRAAKKIGRPSELLTSGGGSDANVIAGFGVPTVNLAVGYEEIHTKSERMPVEELNKLSEMVVAIIKEVAGE; from the coding sequence ATGATTAATGAAGAGCGTTTATTAAATGAATTCCTGGAATTGGTGCAGATCGATTCTGAAACGAAGGAAGAAGCGGAAATCGCGAAAGTATTAACAAAAAAATTCTCCGATCTTGGAGTGGAGGTATTCGAAGACGACACGATGGGTGAAACGGGCCACGGTGCCGGCAACCTGATCTGTACATTAAAAGGGAATAAGGATGGAGTAGATACCATTTATTTCACTTCCCATATGGATACAGTCGTCCCTGCCAAAGGGGTAAAGCCTACTCTTAAAGAAGATGGCTACATTTATTCCGATGGGACAACCATACTCGGAGCCGATGACAAAGCGGGTCTTGCCACTATGCTTGAATCCGTGCGTGTCCTTCAGGAAAACAATATTTCCCACGGTGACATCCAGTTCATCATCACAGTAGGGGAAGAGTCGGGTCTCGTTGGAGCAAAAGCCCTTGATTCCTCTCTTGTTAAAGCGAAATACGGTTTCGCCCTTGATAGTGACGGGAAAGTCGGAAACATCATTGTAGCAGCACCGACACAGGCTAAAGTGAAGGCGACGATCTACGGCAAAACGGCACACGCAGGCGTAGCGCCAGAAAAAGGCGTTTCTGCCATCACGATTGCCGCAAAAGCCATCTCTAAAATGCCACTTGGCCGTATCGATGAAGAAACGACTGCGAACATCGGCCGCTTTGAAGGCGGAAAAGCAACGAATATCGTATGCGAACAAGCCGATATCCTTGCTGAAGCCCGTTCACTGGTTCCTGAAAAAATGGAAGCACAGGTAGAAAAAATGAAAGCTGCCTTCACTTCCGTTGCCGAGGAAATGGGCGGGAAAGCAGAAGTCGAAGTTCAAGTCATGTACCCAGGCTTCAAGTTCAAAGACGGTGACGAAGTAGTCGAAGTGGCAAAACGTGCGGCGAAGAAAATCGGTCGTCCGAGCGAACTTCTCACCAGCGGAGGCGGAAGTGACGCCAACGTCATCGCAGGATTCGGAGTACCGACCGTGAATCTCGCAGTAGGCTACGAAGAAATCCACACAAAGAGCGAAAGAATGCCAGTAGAAGAACTAAACAAACTCTCTGAAATGGTCGTAGCGATCATCAAAGAGGTGGCTGGGGAATAG